One window of Desulfobacca acetoxidans DSM 11109 genomic DNA carries:
- a CDS encoding acyl-CoA thioesterase, protein MAGKGHRFSYRIPLFEVDMGQAVYHGNYFHLFELAREQLLRDLGFGYPELVARQIHLAVVEAHCRYRQPVRYDDQIDIITVIPSLKSRGVQFQQQLFLTATRKLATEVRLTTISIDFSGKPVPLPPELRQKLVVFID, encoded by the coding sequence ATGGCGGGAAAAGGACATCGATTTTCATATCGAATTCCATTATTTGAAGTTGACATGGGCCAGGCCGTGTATCACGGAAATTATTTTCACCTTTTCGAACTGGCCCGAGAACAGCTCCTGCGGGATCTAGGTTTTGGCTACCCCGAGTTGGTCGCTCGCCAGATACACCTGGCAGTCGTTGAAGCCCATTGCCGCTATCGCCAACCAGTCCGGTATGATGATCAGATCGACATTATTACCGTTATTCCGTCGCTCAAAAGCCGCGGCGTGCAGTTTCAGCAGCAACTCTTCCTGACCGCTACCAGGAAGTTGGCCACAGAAGTCCGGTTGACCACCATTAGCATCGATTTTTCCGGAAAACCGGTCCCCCTACCGCCGGAATTGCGCCAAAAGCTGGTGGTCTTTATTGATTGA
- a CDS encoding DNA-directed RNA polymerase subunit alpha, with product MHKNWTDLIRPKKLEIDPDTHNRFYGKFTCEPLERGFGATLGNALRRVLLSSLRGTAITSVKIKGIHHEFSPIPGVIEDVTEVILNLKAVRFKMHSQEEKVIYLEAREEGEVTAGAFKTDGTIEILNPDSHIATLARDGELFIEATVKSGKGYRPAEENKQEGQSIGTIPVDAIFSPIRKVNHIVTQARVGQQTDYDKLTLEVWTDGSVSPEDAVALAAKILKEQLTIFINFEEPCEETEEKPATEISRLNENLFRPVNELELSVRSANCLKNANIRFIGELVQKSEAEMLKTKNFGRKSLNEIKEILSEMGLNLGMKLENFPPREGVPEGKEGLS from the coding sequence ATGCACAAGAACTGGACCGACTTGATTAGACCAAAAAAGCTAGAGATCGATCCCGATACACATAACCGTTTTTACGGGAAGTTTACCTGTGAACCCCTAGAACGAGGGTTTGGGGCTACCTTGGGCAATGCCCTGCGCCGCGTCTTGCTTTCCTCACTCAGGGGCACTGCAATCACCTCGGTAAAGATCAAGGGGATTCATCACGAATTTTCTCCCATACCCGGGGTTATTGAAGACGTCACCGAGGTTATTTTGAATCTTAAAGCAGTCCGCTTTAAGATGCACTCTCAAGAAGAGAAAGTTATTTACCTCGAGGCCAGGGAAGAAGGGGAAGTTACAGCCGGCGCTTTCAAGACCGACGGCACCATTGAGATTTTAAACCCCGACAGCCATATTGCCACGTTGGCTCGAGACGGCGAATTATTTATTGAGGCCACGGTCAAATCCGGCAAAGGCTACCGACCGGCCGAAGAAAATAAGCAAGAGGGACAGTCTATCGGCACCATCCCTGTCGATGCCATCTTTTCCCCTATCCGTAAGGTCAACCATATCGTGACGCAGGCACGCGTCGGTCAACAGACGGATTATGACAAATTGACTCTGGAGGTCTGGACCGATGGCAGCGTCAGCCCCGAAGACGCCGTGGCCCTCGCCGCCAAGATTCTTAAAGAACAGCTTACTATCTTTATCAACTTTGAAGAACCTTGTGAGGAAACAGAGGAAAAACCGGCCACCGAAATCAGCCGACTCAACGAAAATCTCTTTCGACCGGTCAACGAACTGGAGCTTTCGGTACGTTCCGCCAACTGTCTGAAAAATGCCAATATCCGTTTTATCGGCGAATTAGTGCAAAAGAGCGAAGCCGAGATGCTGAAAACCAAGAACTTCGGCCGTAAATCCCTCAATGAAATCAAGGAAATTTTATCGGAAATGGGACTCAACCTGGGCATGAAATTGGAAAATTTTCCCCCCCGGGAAGGCGTCCCGGAAGGAAAGGAAGGTTTGTCATGA